One Zeugodacus cucurbitae isolate PBARC_wt_2022May chromosome 3, idZeuCucr1.2, whole genome shotgun sequence genomic region harbors:
- the LOC128920106 gene encoding kelch-like protein 5: MPALPLHLRGMNVALLNESIYVLGGYVHNAAAPLDTVYRLDNNGTEWQQVANLLKPRFEANVTVFEDKIYVFGGLSAAGTPLADCECYDAVSNTWTQCADMLEPRVDNSKGPILCVRRYKLCWWRLCAIL; this comes from the exons ATGCCTGCATTGCCATTGCACTTACGGGGCATGAATGTGGCGCTATTGAATGAAAGCATCTACGTTTTGGGAGGTTATGTGCACAATGCAGCTGCGCCATTGGACACTGTGTATAG GTTAGACAATAACGGCACAGAGTGGCAGCAGGTCGCCAATTTGTTGAAACCACGTTTTGAAGCAAACGTCACGGTATTTGAGGATAAAATATACGTTTTTGGTGGCTTGTCAGCTGCAGGAACACCACTTGCCGATTGTGAATGCTATGATGCAGTTAGCAATACTTGGACACAATGTGCTGATATGCTGGAACCACGCG TTGACAATAGCAAGGGGCCAATTTTATGCGTTAGGCGGTACAAACTGTGTTGGTGGCGTTTGTGTGCAATCTTATGA